From Trichoplusia ni isolate ovarian cell line Hi5 chromosome 22, tn1, whole genome shotgun sequence, a single genomic window includes:
- the LOC113504621 gene encoding uncharacterized protein LOC113504621 isoform X3 has protein sequence MFVHRQRYLLWTLIVISGTFVCYYNFNSKMFPKRIIFKRPRHFPLIIIDNKDYLLNTPGCQIPNYAKKYVYRKIGPKVFPDTVCGRRAVTVFEKNNSITFKIDEKIMKTYYAKNFSCCYQFATQSKIPGHEHDQLDYTNCSNFKNGTSVEFLEEIVTVTCRTGQSKIAYKDAYIILKKRNIDKNAKAPKWNILMLGLDTMSRVRFYDTLPITAKYFRKYRWLDYRGYQKVGDNTLPNLMTVLTGLNISTVVDKCRAGSLNCFNYFIWNKFKEAGYTTCYGEESCVREKSLHLHIYSIMPEVLQRLTKIMAFSDCFG, from the exons ATGTTCGTTCATCGACAGCGGTATCTCTTGTGGACACTGATAGTCATTTCAGGAACATTCGTGTGCTACTACAACTTCAATTCTAAAATGTTTCCCAAGAGGATAATTTTTAAAAGGCCTCGACATTTTCCTCTGATCATTATTG ATAATAAAGACTATCTTTTGAATACACCAGGGTGTCAGATACcaaattatgcaaaaaaatacgtatatcGAAAAATTGGTCCAAAAGTATTTCCCGACACAGTATGTGGTAGACGCGCTGTCAccgtttttgaaaaaaataattcaattacttttaaaatagacGAAAAGATTATGAAAACATACTATGCCAAGAATTTTAGTTGCTGCTACCAATTTGCAACCCAATCTAAAATACCTGGACACGAACATGACCAGTTGGA CTACACAAACTGCAGTAATTTCAAAAATGGTACATCTGTAGAGTTTTTGGAGGAAATCGTTACAGTCACATGTAGAACAGGACAATCTAAGATCGCCTACAAAGATGCTTACATAATCCTCAAGAAAAGAAACATAGATAAGAACGCAAAGGCTCCAAAATGGAACATTCTCATGTTGGGACTAGATACAATGTCAAGAGTTCGATTTTATGATACTTTGCCAATCACTGctaaatattttcgtaaatacaGATGGTTAGATTACCGAGGATACCAGaag GTCGGTGACAATACGCTTCCCAACTTAATGACAGTGCTCACTGGTCTAAATATTTCTACAGTGGTAGATAAATGCCGAGCTGGTTCTTTGAACTGTTTCAATTATTTCATATGGAACAAATTCAAAGAGGCTGGTTACACGACATGTTACGGAGAAGA GTCCTGTGTACGAGAAAAAAGCCTTCATCTACACATTTACTCAATTATGCCAGAAGTTTTGCAACGACTTACAAAGATAATGGCTTTTTCGGACTGTTTTGGATAA